A window of Bacteroidales bacterium genomic DNA:
GAACAACCTTCATAAATACATTCTCTTTATCAGGATATTTGGTATCAAGTATATGAGCAGTGAAAAGTATTGAACCTATAAATAGTCCTGCAAACAATATCATGACACCAAGCTTTTTTATACTTACTCCTGCTATAACCATCATACAGTATGCTATTAAAACTATCAATCCTGCGGTTGATAGGTTCTCAGTGAATATTAATAGGCATGGTATTACTATAACTAAAATAACCTTCTTTAAAGCATTGTTTGATACTCCTTTTTCGGTTTGCCCTTTTGCTAAGTAATATGCGGTAGTTATTATAACTCCTAATTTAGCAATCTCGGAAGGTTGTATGCTGATTCCAACATTAATCCATCGTGCGGCATCATTTACTTTTCCTGCAAATAGAAGTGTGTATATTAGCAGACCACAAGCGGTTATAAATATTGGTATTGCCAATACTCTATACACCTTGTAAGGTACATACGAGAGTGTAATAGCAACAACTAAACTTATTACTAAATGGGAGCAATGTGATAATATGGGGTCATATAGATTATCTGATGAGTATGTTTCGGTCTCTATTGCACTAAACATTATTATGATTGATGCTATGCAGAGACCAAAGAATGCTCCCCATATATAATTGTCTCCTCTTAAAAAGAATTTTTTGTTTTCCATAACTATATCTCTTTTACACATTTTTTAAATTGTTCTCC
This region includes:
- a CDS encoding FtsW/RodA/SpoVE family cell cycle protein, yielding MENKKFFLRGDNYIWGAFFGLCIASIIIMFSAIETETYSSDNLYDPILSHCSHLVISLVVAITLSYVPYKVYRVLAIPIFITACGLLIYTLLFAGKVNDAARWINVGISIQPSEIAKLGVIITTAYYLAKGQTEKGVSNNALKKVILVIVIPCLLIFTENLSTAGLIVLIAYCMMVIAGVSIKKLGVMILFAGLFIGSILFTAHILDTKYPDKENVFMKVVHRANLWNSRIAGFFSENDIPEYEKDTEDKKYYQSHHSYMAIANGKGIGLGPGNSIERNTLPHADSDFIFAIVLEEYGILGGLVVMGLYLSLLFRTYYITRKCTHAFPAFLMMGLALGLVFQALLNMMVATGVGPVTGQPLPLISNGGSSAVFTGVYFGIMLNISHTALGLNNTNDKKTENNIEETNPNLEENYERES